The Mycolicibacterium aichiense region TCGTCACCGGAGGGCGCTCGACGTCATCGGGCCAGTAGACCCGGACCGGGATCGGGCCTGCGGGCCCGTCGATCTGGTGGTTCTCCACCCGCAGGTCCGGGTGCACCGCGCCGCGCGGCAGGTCGCGCAGGCGGCGGCGCGCCTCCTCGATTCCGCCGTCAACGGTCAATTGGAATGGCACGGCTTCCAGTACCTTCTGCAGGATGGCATCCACCGGCGGTCTGTCCGAACTGGGCATGAAATCACCGTACTTACGCAGGCTGACAACCTGGTGGGCGGCCGGTGCCGCGGTCGCGGTCGGCTACGGCGTCTTCCTGGCCGTCGCGGCGCTGCGGTTGCCCGAGAACGCCGAACTCACCGGCCGATTCCCCGGCCAGCCCGCCGTCAAAGCACTGATGGCCGTGCTGCTGGCAGTGGCCGCGCTGTGGCATCCGCCCGTGCGGGAGCGGCGCTGGCTGGTCGCGGCGCTGCTGTTCTCGGCCGGCGGCGACTTCTTCCTCGCGATGCCGTGGTGGCAGCCGTCGTTCGTGCTGGGCCTCGGCTCGTTCCTGGTGGCTCACCTCTGCTTTCTGGGCGCGCTGCTGCCGCTTCGCGGTGCCAGCCGGCCGCGCCTGGCCGCCTCGGCGGTTGTGGTCATCGCCTGCGTGAGTTTGCTGATCTGGTTCTGGCCGAGTCTGGTGGCCGACGGACTGACCATTCCTGTCCTCGTCTATATGGCCGTGCTGGCCGCGATGGTGTGCTCGGCATTGTTGGCCCAGCTGCCCACGCCGTGGACGGCGCT contains the following coding sequences:
- a CDS encoding lysoplasmalogenase: MKSPYLRRLTTWWAAGAAVAVGYGVFLAVAALRLPENAELTGRFPGQPAVKALMAVLLAVAALWHPPVRERRWLVAALLFSAGGDFFLAMPWWQPSFVLGLGSFLVAHLCFLGALLPLRGASRPRLAASAVVVIACVSLLIWFWPSLVADGLTIPVLVYMAVLAAMVCSALLAQLPTPWTALGAVCFAVSDGMIGIGRFVLRSNALEVPIWWAYATSMVLITAGLFFGRGAGD